A genomic stretch from Edaphobacter aggregans includes:
- a CDS encoding tyrosine-type recombinase/integrase, with protein sequence MVLESEEIRAILSQLQPCFRLMVELAVTTGMRRSELFALRWGDVNFSDLVISIQRSVYHGIIGNCKTETSRKPMPLDERVAADLWLWKETTRHCNSENWIFASPHKSGKDPYWPGTVLAKIIQPAAVRAGICKKVGWHTFRHTYSTLLVGNGENVKVVQELMRHAKAWTTLDLYTQARLVAKRQAQKRVVECLFAESPEPLPPVIHGSRDLTLIE encoded by the coding sequence ATGGTTCTCGAATCAGAAGAGATTCGGGCCATCCTTTCGCAGTTGCAACCTTGTTTTCGCCTGATGGTCGAGTTGGCCGTTACCACGGGCATGCGGCGAAGCGAACTCTTTGCTCTGAGGTGGGGCGATGTCAACTTCTCTGATCTAGTGATCTCGATTCAGCGCTCCGTTTATCACGGCATCATCGGCAATTGCAAGACAGAAACCTCGCGCAAACCAATGCCCTTGGATGAACGAGTGGCCGCTGATCTCTGGCTGTGGAAAGAGACGACCAGACATTGCAACTCGGAGAATTGGATCTTTGCCAGTCCTCATAAGAGCGGGAAGGATCCGTATTGGCCTGGAACGGTGCTGGCAAAGATTATTCAACCCGCAGCCGTTCGGGCAGGTATTTGCAAGAAAGTAGGATGGCATACCTTCCGGCACACATACTCGACTCTTTTGGTTGGGAATGGCGAGAACGTCAAAGTGGTGCAGGAACTCATGCGGCATGCGAAAGCCTGGACGACGCTGGATCTTTACACGCAGGCCCGATTAGTCGCGAAGCGGCAAGCGCAAAAACGGGTCGTCGAATGTCTCTTCGCTGAGAGCCCTGAACCGCTTCCACCAGTAATCCATGGATCGCGGGATCTCACATTGATTGAATAA
- a CDS encoding outer membrane protein translates to MNKLTRVFVCALLSLLSMTGLAQRPANTIDAYATFSEMYANAPVGGCGCFWMSGGVGGLSVPVWGNFSAVVEVGGNITDHIPGFNTGLSLFYGMGGLRLRVANHTRFQPFGQALFGGVHGFDGYFPAPVGKLPTSYDTSYAYTLGGGVDIAVSKHVWIRAVQADYFYSELRNLRENRQNQVRLGAGVLFRGGRK, encoded by the coding sequence ATGAACAAGCTGACTCGTGTCTTCGTCTGCGCGTTGCTTTCGTTGCTCTCCATGACAGGACTGGCCCAGCGTCCCGCCAACACGATCGACGCCTATGCCACCTTCAGCGAGATGTACGCCAACGCGCCTGTCGGTGGCTGCGGTTGCTTCTGGATGAGTGGAGGTGTGGGCGGGTTGTCCGTTCCGGTGTGGGGCAATTTCTCGGCAGTCGTTGAGGTCGGTGGCAATATAACCGACCACATTCCGGGCTTCAACACGGGCCTTAGCCTCTTCTATGGTATGGGAGGGTTGAGATTGCGCGTAGCCAATCACACCCGATTTCAGCCCTTTGGACAAGCTCTGTTCGGCGGGGTGCATGGCTTTGATGGATACTTTCCGGCGCCAGTCGGAAAGCTGCCCACCAGCTACGACACCTCGTATGCGTACACGTTGGGTGGTGGAGTGGACATCGCAGTCTCAAAGCATGTCTGGATACGCGCCGTTCAGGCAGACTATTTCTACTCCGAACTACGTAACCTCCGGGAGAATCGCCAGAATCAGGTGCGACTCGGCGCAGGGGTCCTCTTCAGAGGTGGTAGGAAATAG